TGGTTTCCACGATGCTCTCCGCAATGGTGACGGTCGTCGGCATCGCCACCGTGACCCACGTGATCGTGGAGTTCCGCCGGCAGCGCGGGCTCGGCCGCGCCCCCCGCGAGGCGCTGGAGGAAGCGTTGACACTCCTCTTCTGGCCGGTGGTCGGCGCCATCGCCACCGACGTCATCGGCTTCGGCTCGCTGCTCGCCAGCCGCGTCGGGCCGGTGCACGACTTCGGCGTGATGACGGCGATCGGCGCCCTGGCGGTGCTCGCGGCCGCGGTGCTCGTCCTCCCCTGTCTCGCGCTCGCCGGCCGTCGCGACGCCGACCCGCGGATGGCATGGGGAGAGGGGCTGCTCGAGTCCGCGCTCGACCGGCTCGTGGAGCGGATCGTGGCCCGGCCGCTGCCGATCCTCCTCGCCACAACCGCTCTGGTCGGCGTCGCGGTGGCCGGCATGGGGCGGCTCGAGGTGGAGACCGACTTCACGCGCAACTTCCGGGCCTCGAGCCCGATCGTGGCCGCCTACGACATGATCGAGTCACGGCTCGGCGGGGCCGGCGTCTGGGACGTCCTCGTGCCGGTGCCCGCCGAGGGCCGGATCGACGCCCGGGCGCTCGCCAGACTGCTGCGGCTGGAGCAGCGGCTGCGAACCGAGGTGACGACGCCCGCCGACCCGGGGGCCGGACAGCCGGCGCTCGCGCAGCCGGCCCTCACCAAGGTCATGAGCCTCGCCGACGTCCTCGAAGCCGTCTCGCCGGTGCCGGTCGAGCAGCTCGGCGGCAGCGGCATCGGCAACTGGGTCGTGGCCCGCGCGGTCGCGGAGATGCAGGAGCGGATGCCGCAGATGGTCCGGGCCCTGCTCGGCGTGGACCCGGAGGACGGCTCGACCTGGCTCCGGGTGACGCTGCGATCCCGGGAGCGGCAGCCGGCGGCGGCCAAGCGGGCGATCATCGGGCAGGTGCAACGGATCGTGGCCGAGGAGTATCCGGCCGCGGACGGCCAGCCCGGCGGGGAGGTCACCGGCTTCTTCGTGCTCCTCGCCCAGCTCGTCGACCGGATGCTCGCCGACCAGTGGCTGACGTTCGTGATCGCGGCCGTCGGCATCTTCGTCCTCCTCGCCGTCGGCTTTCGCAGCCTGCTCCTCGCCGCCATCGCGCTCGTCCCGAACGCCCTGCCGATCTTCGTCGTCCTCGGGCTGCTCGGATGGACCAGGACCCCGGTGAACATGGGCACGGCGATGATCGCCGCGGTATCGATGGGGCTTTCGGTGGACAGCTCGATCCACTACATCACCGCCTTCCGGCGCCGGCTGGCCGCTGGGGGCACGGCCACCGCCCTCGGGGATGCCCACCAGACGGCGGGGCGGGCGATGGTCTTCTCGACGCTGGCGCTCGTCGTCGGCTTCCTCGCCCTGACGACCAGCGGCTTCATGCCGACCGTCTCCTTTGGCTGGCTCTCCTGCCTGACGCTGGCCGGCGGCCTCCTCGGCAACCTCGTCGTGCTCCCCGTGCTGCTCGCCCTGCTGGCCCGGTGGATCGCCCCACCCTCCTCCTCGGCCGCCCCGGCGGCTACAACATCGCCGTCGTGAGCCTCGTCTTCGTGTCCCCTTCGGAGCCCGTTCCATGAGCCAGGAATTCGCCAAGGCCGGCCGCAGTGCAGGGATCGTCGCTGAACCCGCCGTCCCGCCCCAGGCGGTCGATGCCGAGGCATTGGTCGTGTTCGTGACGGAAGGGGGCACCGGCGCAGGCGTGGCGGCGGCCGTCGACAAGGCGACCGGCGGCCTCGTGTCGCGGGTCGCGGCAAGTGGGGAATTTTCCGGGAAGCGGTACGAGTGCGTGCCGCTGCTGGCGCCCCCCGGCCTCGCGGCCGGCCAGGTGCTGCTCGTGGGGCTCGGCAAACGCGAGCAGGTCGATGCCGGCATCCTCTACCGGGCCGCGGCCATGGCGGCCCGGCACTTGGCAGGGCGGCCCCGGGGCCGGGTCGCGTTCCTCGGTGATGCCGGCTGGTCGGCAACGCTCGCCGAGCAGGCCGTGGCCGGGGCGGCGGTGGGAATGACCGGGCAAGACCTGTATCGTGCCGAGCGGCGCCGGACACCGTTCGGCACGACCGCCTGGGTCGGCCTGGCGCCGACGCTGGTGGCCTCGGGTACGGCGATCGCCGACGGAGTGAACCTCGCTCGCCGGCTGGTCAACATGCCCCCCGACGATCTGTATCCGGAGACGTTCGCCGCCGAGGCGGCGACGATCGCCGGCCGCACCGGCCTGGAGATCGAGATCTGGGACGAGGACCGGCTCCTCGCCGAGCGTTGCCGGGCGATCCTCGCCGTCGGCCGCGGGAGCTCCCGGCCGCCGCGGCTCGTGATCCTCAGGTACCAGGGGAATCGCCAGTCGGCCGCCGCGCTCGACCTCGCCCTCGTCGGCAAGGGGGTGACGTTCGATTCCGGCGGCCTGTCGCTCAAGCCTTCCGAGTCGATGCTGACGATGAAGTGCGATATGGCGGGGGGTGCGGCGGCCCTGGCCGCGGCGGCGACGATCGCCTCCCTCGGGCTGCCGATCAACCTCGTGGCGGCGATCGGGCTGGTGGAGAACATGACCGGTCCGGCGGCCTACAAGCTCGGCGATGTGATCACGGCCCGCAGCGGGACGACGATCGAGGTTCACAACACGGATGCCGAGGGGCGGGTGGTGCTGGCCGACGTCCTCGACGTGGTCCGTGGCTTGCAGCCGCGGCGGATCATCGATGTGGCGACGTTGACGGGCGCCTGCATGGTGGCGCTCGGCCACGACGTTGCGGGGTTGTTCACGAATGACCAGCCGTGGTGTGACGCGGTGGCGGCAGCGGCACGGTCGGTGGGGGAGCCGGTCTGGCAGCTGCCGATGTACGAGGAGTACGACGAGCAGATCAAGAGCGACGTGGCGGACATCAAGAACGTGGGCGACGGCCGGTGGGGGGGTGCGATCACGGCGGCGAAGTTCCTCGAGCGGTTCGTGGGCAAGATTCCCTGGACGCACATCGACATCGCCGGCCCCTCCTTCGCCGAGAAGCCGAAGCCCTGGACGGATGGGGGTGGGACGGGCGCGATGGTGCGCGCGTTCGTGGAACTCGCCCGGAATGCGACCACGAAAGCATGACAGCAAGCAGGAAGTCGGGCGCCGGCGTGGGGGCGGCAAAAGTCTCGTCGCTGAGGCAGGATAGCCTCACGCTCCTCGACCGTTTGCCGACCCCCTCGCCTCCTCAGCACCACCGGGAGCCGGGCTCTGCCCGGCGACCGAAAACCGGAGCAGACGCTATGTCGGCTGCGACGGCGCGAAAATCAGCCGGATGGGGGTGGGACGGGCGCGATGGTGCGCGCGTTCGTGGAACTCGCCCGGAATGCGACCACAAAAGCATGACAGCAAGCAGGAAGTCGGGCGCCGGCGTGGGGGCGGCAAAAGTCTCGTCGCTGAGGCAGGATAGCCTCACGCTCCTCGACCGTTTGCCGACCCCCTCGCCTCCTCAGCACCACCGGGAGCCGGGCTCTGCCCGGCGACCGAAAACCGGAGCAGACGCTATGTCGGCTGCGACGGCGCGAAAATCAGCCGGATGGGGGTGGGACGGGCGCGATGGTGCGCGCGTTCGTGGAACTCGCCCGGAATGCGACCACAAAAGCATGACAGCAAGCAGGAAGTCGGGCGCCGGCGTGGGGGCGGCAAAAGTCTCGTCGCTGAGGCAGGATAGCCTCACGCTCCTCGACCGTTTGCCGACCCCCTCGCCTCCTCAGCACCACCGGGAGCCGGGCTCTGCCCGGCGACCGAAAACCGGAGCAGACGCTATGTCGGCTGCGACGGCGCGAAAATCAGCCGGATGGGGGTGGGACGGGCGCGATGGTGCGCGCGTTCGTGGAACTCGCCCGGAATGCGACCACAAAAGCATGACAGCAAGCAGGAAGTCGGGCGCCGGCGTGGGGGCGGCAAAAGTCTCGTCGCTGAGGCAGGATAGCCTCACGCTCCTCGACCGTTTGCCGACCCCCTCGCCTCCTCAGCACCACCGGGAGCCGGGCTCTGCCCGGCGACCGAAAACCGGAGCAGACGCTATGTCGGCTGCGACGGCGCGACAGCCAGCCAATCGCCCAAGCCGCCGGAAGACGGCAGAAGTCGCGTCGCTGAGGCGAGGATACGCCTCACGCTCCGCGTCCTTCCGCCGATCTCCCGGCTTCGTCAGAGCGCACGTGCAGCACCCCAAGCCGGGCGGTAGCCCGGCGCCGGAGCCGGGCTCCGCCCGGCGACCGCAAGCCGGAGCAGACGCTGTGTCGGCTGCGACGGCGCGAAAGGCAGACGCTGTGTGGGCTGCGACGGCGCGACAGCCAGCCAATCGCCCAAGCCGCCGGAAGACGGCAGAAGTCGCGTCGCTGAGGCGAGTATACGCCTCACGCTCCGCGTCCTTCCGCCGATCTCCCGGCTTCGTCATATCACGCGTGCAGCACCCCAAGCCGGGCGGTAGCCCGGCACCGGAGCCGGGCTCCGCCCGGCGACCGCAAGCCGGAGCAGACGCTGTGTCGGCTGCGACGGCGCGAAAGTCAGACGCTATGTCGGCTGCGACGGCGCGACAGCCAGCCAATCGCCCAAGCCGCCGGAAGACGGCAGAAGTCGCGTCGCTGAGGCGAGGATACGCCTCACGCTCCGCGTCCTTCCGCCGATCTCCCGGCTTCGTCAGAGCGCACGTGCAGCACCCCAAGCCGGGCGGTAGCCCGGCGCCGGAGCCGGGCTCCGCCCGGCGACCGCAAGCCGGAGCAGACGCTGTGTCGGCTGCGACGGCGCGAAAGTCAGACGCTGTGTCGGCTGCGACGGCGCGACAGCCAACGCGCCAGCCAACGCGACAGCCAACGCCATGGCGGAGACGCAATCGCTGCGATGGAAGGATTCCTTCGCTCTCAGTTGCGTCCCGATAAGGGGTTGCCCGTGCCCTGGGAGCCGGCGTTGCTGGCCAGCGCAGCCAGGATGGCGTAGCGCAGCCAGCATCGAGTGAGCGGAGGGCATGAGGCCCGCAGCGAACGTCCGGCGAGCGGGGCACGGGCAGCCCCGTTTCGTCAACGAAGCGCGGCGAACGTCGGGCGACGGGGCTTGGCAGGCCCGAACCGACGCCAGAGCGCCCTTCAGGTCACAAGAGCGTGCCCAGCTCGTCCACGAGCGCGCCGAACCGCGTGAGCGCGATTGCGACTGGCTCC
This genomic stretch from Planctomycetia bacterium harbors:
- a CDS encoding membrane protein — encoded protein: MAAQGGQAVTAATPMADGHRFEATSVRIAADAESGPRRSIALVACPERVAAVPGLPSDSPSPAVPQLASTRPFARRASAWLIRWRVPLAAVALLLCVAAVERSRHLQFSRSVDAMFDRSDPALVPYRRLARAFGSNEVVLAAYDDPQLFTAQGIARLRGLTARLESLPGVASATSLATLIGNRAIDLENNQLARRFVGLMEGYAVGADRRTAGVVCVLEPPAANAPTPRARAVSRADTIDRLRDVMAELPSGMVAGEPVMLRDGFAMLERDGNLLGTTSGLLAGAVLLLAFRSLRWLVIPLAVVLLALWMTRGVLAVVGLQLTMVSTMLSAMVTVVGIATVTHVIVEFRRQRGLGRAPREALEEALTLLFWPVVGAIATDVIGFGSLLASRVGPVHDFGVMTAIGALAVLAAAVLVLPCLALAGRRDADPRMAWGEGLLESALDRLVERIVARPLPILLATTALVGVAVAGMGRLEVETDFTRNFRASSPIVAAYDMIESRLGGAGVWDVLVPVPAEGRIDARALARLLRLEQRLRTEVTTPADPGAGQPALAQPALTKVMSLADVLEAVSPVPVEQLGGSGIGNWVVARAVAEMQERMPQMVRALLGVDPEDGSTWLRVTLRSRERQPAAAKRAIIGQVQRIVAEEYPAADGQPGGEVTGFFVLLAQLVDRMLADQWLTFVIAAVGIFVLLAVGFRSLLLAAIALVPNALPIFVVLGLLGWTRTPVNMGTAMIAAVSMGLSVDSSIHYITAFRRRLAAGGTATALGDAHQTAGRAMVFSTLALVVGFLALTTSGFMPTVSFGWLSCLTLAGGLLGNLVVLPVLLALLARWIAPPSSSAAPAATTSPS
- the pepA gene encoding putative cytosol aminopeptidase; translation: MSQEFAKAGRSAGIVAEPAVPPQAVDAEALVVFVTEGGTGAGVAAAVDKATGGLVSRVAASGEFSGKRYECVPLLAPPGLAAGQVLLVGLGKREQVDAGILYRAAAMAARHLAGRPRGRVAFLGDAGWSATLAEQAVAGAAVGMTGQDLYRAERRRTPFGTTAWVGLAPTLVASGTAIADGVNLARRLVNMPPDDLYPETFAAEAATIAGRTGLEIEIWDEDRLLAERCRAILAVGRGSSRPPRLVILRYQGNRQSAAALDLALVGKGVTFDSGGLSLKPSESMLTMKCDMAGGAAALAAAATIASLGLPINLVAAIGLVENMTGPAAYKLGDVITARSGTTIEVHNTDAEGRVVLADVLDVVRGLQPRRIIDVATLTGACMVALGHDVAGLFTNDQPWCDAVAAAARSVGEPVWQLPMYEEYDEQIKSDVADIKNVGDGRWGGAITAAKFLERFVGKIPWTHIDIAGPSFAEKPKPWTDGGGTGAMVRAFVELARNATTKA